From a single Chloroflexota bacterium genomic region:
- a CDS encoding DMT family transporter: protein MALVNVATFTWATNMTLGRWLANDIGPITLAALRFLLASLLFAALLSRRPPSERHLGQDRWLLIGMALSGVAIFGPTLYLGLRFTTTVNATLINGLGPLITGLLSGLLIREAMSRRQVAGAIVSLAGVVIVISGSTGTLRNPWHGNIGDLIVLGAITLWGLYSVLGRKVMRHRSALSATALSTILSLPVLLPAALWEAQAYPVQWREEIILAIIYIGIVPAVIGFLSWNEGVRRLGASGAMVFYNTLPLYGALLGHVFLQEPITLAHFLGGVLIIGGGLWAARGGQREGSPPPRPDPNGR, encoded by the coding sequence ATGGCCCTGGTGAATGTAGCGACGTTCACCTGGGCTACCAACATGACGCTGGGGCGATGGCTGGCGAACGACATCGGCCCCATCACCCTGGCAGCGCTCCGCTTCCTCCTGGCCTCCCTGCTCTTCGCGGCTCTCCTGAGCCGGCGGCCACCATCAGAGCGCCATCTCGGTCAGGACCGCTGGCTGCTGATCGGCATGGCCCTCAGCGGTGTGGCGATCTTCGGCCCTACCCTATACCTCGGGCTCCGCTTCACCACGACCGTGAATGCCACGTTGATCAACGGCCTGGGCCCCCTCATCACGGGATTGCTGTCCGGCCTCCTCATCCGGGAGGCGATGTCCAGACGCCAGGTCGCCGGGGCCATCGTCAGCCTGGCCGGCGTGGTCATCGTGATCTCGGGCAGCACCGGCACCCTCCGAAACCCCTGGCATGGAAATATCGGAGACCTCATCGTTCTGGGAGCGATCACCCTGTGGGGGCTCTATTCCGTCCTCGGGCGAAAAGTCATGCGTCATCGGTCGGCCCTTTCCGCCACAGCCCTGTCCACGATCCTCAGCCTCCCCGTCCTCCTGCCCGCCGCCCTATGGGAAGCCCAGGCATACCCTGTGCAATGGCGGGAGGAGATCATCCTGGCCATCATATATATCGGCATCGTCCCGGCGGTGATCGGCTTCCTCTCATGGAATGAGGGAGTGCGACGGCTGGGAGCCAGCGGGGCGATGGTGTTCTACAACACGCTGCCGCTCTACGGGGCTTTGCTGGGGCATGTCTTCCTGCAGGAGCCGATCACGCTGGCTCACTTTCTGGGGGGAGTGCTGATCATCGGAGGAGGGCTATGGGCGGCGAGAGGAGGCCAGAGGGAGGGATCCCCTCCGCCTCGACCGGATCCCAACGGGCGATAG
- a CDS encoding cytidylate kinase-like family protein: MITISRQLGSLGNQVAHATARRLGYRVVWREVINQAARRAGAPEVALATIDDLGLLGLRPSTKARRAYHQAVRQIMEELAAEGNVVIVGRAGQVILRGRPDVLHVKVIAPTQLRAQRIADKQGISLEAACAQIEASDRTRRNYLRRYYHVRWDDPELYDLVINTDRISPEIAAELIEMAVSRCLSALPSSTPSSSGDRP; the protein is encoded by the coding sequence GTGATCACGATCTCACGACAATTGGGCAGTCTGGGGAACCAGGTCGCCCACGCGACGGCCCGGCGGCTTGGCTATCGCGTGGTATGGCGTGAGGTGATCAATCAAGCCGCGCGCCGGGCCGGGGCCCCAGAGGTAGCCCTGGCCACCATCGACGACCTGGGACTGCTGGGGCTACGACCATCCACCAAGGCGCGCCGGGCCTATCACCAGGCGGTACGCCAGATCATGGAGGAACTGGCCGCCGAGGGGAACGTGGTCATCGTCGGCCGGGCCGGACAGGTGATCCTACGCGGCCGTCCGGATGTGCTGCATGTGAAGGTGATCGCTCCAACGCAGCTCCGCGCCCAACGGATCGCGGACAAGCAGGGGATCTCCCTAGAGGCGGCCTGCGCTCAGATCGAGGCCAGCGACCGCACCCGGAGGAATTACCTGCGCCGATATTACCACGTCCGGTGGGACGACCCGGAGCTGTACGATCTGGTCATCAATACGGATCGGATCTCCCCCGAGATCGCGGCGGAGCTCATTGAGATGGCGGTATCCCGTTGCCTGTCGGCCCTGCCCTCATCCACCCCATCATCTTCAGGAGATCGACCTTGA
- the hpt gene encoding hypoxanthine phosphoribosyltransferase encodes MAESIREVLIPAEEIERRVREIGQAISRDYAGRNPLLVGVLKGVLFFMADLLRAITVPVEVDFMAVSSYTPESRDQGLVRLVKDLETPIAGRHVLFVEDVIDTGLTLNYLLRNLRARNPASLEVCVLFNKPEHRLIDIPLKYKGFDLPDRFVVGYGLDHRERYRNLPFVGLLKPDVLQNNAG; translated from the coding sequence CTGGCGGAAAGCATTCGTGAGGTATTGATTCCCGCCGAGGAGATCGAGAGGAGGGTGCGGGAGATCGGGCAGGCGATCTCTCGCGACTACGCGGGCCGTAATCCGCTCCTGGTGGGCGTGCTGAAGGGTGTGCTGTTCTTCATGGCCGACCTGCTGCGAGCCATCACTGTCCCGGTGGAAGTCGATTTCATGGCCGTCTCCAGCTACACGCCGGAGTCCCGGGATCAAGGGCTGGTGCGTCTGGTGAAAGACCTGGAGACCCCCATCGCGGGCCGTCATGTCCTGTTCGTGGAGGACGTCATCGACACCGGGTTAACCCTGAACTACCTGTTACGCAACCTGAGGGCGCGCAACCCCGCCAGCCTGGAGGTCTGCGTCCTGTTCAATAAGCCGGAGCATCGGCTGATCGACATCCCGTTGAAATACAAAGGGTTCGATCTGCCGGACCGCTTCGTCGTCGGATATGGACTGGATCACCGGGAGCGGTACCGGAATCTCCCCTTCGTGGGATTGCTGAAGCCGGACGTGCTCCAGAACAACGCCGGCTGA